A single region of the Nomia melanderi isolate GNS246 chromosome 12, iyNomMela1, whole genome shotgun sequence genome encodes:
- the Mgtor gene encoding nuclear basket protein megator isoform X1: MEKTDENEHNALREVLSDEELKRIPEGFVKKLNAFFNEKFEQYITAKAVFQTYKKNFDQTLEKLQKDLTEEKTNFEECKEKLTISEKYTSELQSNLDEAKNEILKLQESVKRLEKDNADLRRHRDTVVDERDTLQLQVERRDTEIERMHTELSSLGTQLQNAVAAKCQALAETEEIRSRDMTLEFKEKRLEQERALIQQQMAGLEEELAKRMSELQSTRAEASARSLLTDTRLSQRDEELRIANEAAAQLRESYASLQRRCNELAQKLEEQRTQEISMHASYREEIGAQTRLADLYKGMADEANAKAEEFTNAVKELQELLEHATDQYGTLETTHNQLQLQHKEELEEKEQKIEELSKELDHANELLKNIKQERLDQAVEQLAPTAAIANRVLRKGLSLTQIYTQLVEVTNELTSEREENERLKSQMDVILRELEEKAPILQQQREDYETAMTNIATLTSRLDELLAENHKLQETTDEANRIAKHHTKENQRLKTELSDLARQVCYLLKEVQESRTGATMHSSEFSNSVDMDNLVSSEIISKKLVTFKDIEELQENNQKLLSIVRTLSSRQEEIERATDEINSGEMKEKLDRYLEQLKDMQTAQERQAKMLEGLLRQRDMYKNMYQQCLKQTNVTEKKEPAETPEEDTKEAEEGKFVPNESPNVAPSDTNTEKELKKQLTECESKLKQVTDEFGTYRKERTAHERMLGEEVERLRKEAEASSDRCCRLKAQLDSSNDRFNLLQANVTSYKSQIKVLEEKCFNYNVTIGKHEQSLMILKDEALSAQTRLSRAEVQLENIRQERQLLRDSESRLLKEREIYQRERQTQALLRADVESIKASLERVQAEGQLRAEQRLDDATRECAALRRRLQEEQDRFRELSTHLERQLTTAQERLAEERNITEQIRAELEQTRQSDSQNTQRIEELNTKLRQAVTHSISKPFNGDENLVKRLKEVEIQLGAAQAESKSLSEQLKAARQQSQQYCDIAESAEAQLRELTAQHNKCKEELETALKAARVELMSLQREQELVKEVAEVSSGRQETDSELREKLADAERKLEELDELKGELEIVKSDLQSASLTAKEAEEKYAREMVLHSADLQTLAKIKEDARVVEQKITALTQERNSAVEALQLERAACQEREKKLQSEMQEMQQRIDDLDSQNAILHTQIQELSDKTAIMHSQQTKMSGRESPDTSLEAMNRSFSGLEDDSKSAEQLLRVMKYLRREKDLAVTKFDVLRAENLRLKSQVEVLEKRLKETEAVLSSEREKSEIDVVTTSKHAELLRKVETLNAITDSNRILREERDSLSGKVVELTAKVAALSEEIGPLRDSTRDLEVKTEALYQENTSLKAEATRWRQRANALVERANKTSPEDWRRLQTERENLSKLLTSERETHAKRAEEMNQLKTEKSKLEEQLLQLQKQVQTQGEQIQKTSDEARKLNQDLTDALADSSSKAKDLVTLKKELGDKEAVLNDIKNKEIQIRKIAKKYKTQFEELAKTVEEEKTRSEESRMAAGTSASEDTSQVSQEREDQLREEGRAELRQANIELTTKVDELSRQMETVQNEAELLKKEIDTMNKSSVEKEERAKQVLKGARTKIMQLTESKKICEKELLDLKAKLETGTSESDTTEHDARLVALKSQMEGRISRLEHEKAEIQAEKETLVQRVTQLQRQLAGVSGVSATTEPPTANIKPMSARAETPLASIRPMSVVVQSRTAAVLPTTASAPVMVAPHQQQQSQQQVVHTTETSSPTSSLPDFQPASTSSSSQTAPSTLRQLVVQPQLSESAESTQREDPESAETLNVQQQQCQQQQQQQQQQQTVALVSPRVEQQQQQQQPAASDQQQTVASSSTQSVSTSQASTGHKRPRTLDSTASGSGIEGMDHSRQEQVLSPKAKRTRQEMTSTASASASEVEYQVPTSSQRDQDEEVEEGCVVVVDCDEGEGGGNHQAQEEEEFDNDPYEEMEEEEEMPYEVEGEVERDNNEVEIIMGEDSTSVEVPRQAQVTVPTNQQQQQSEAISSAGPTGEPATSFTTRSSRGIAPMPRQQQQQHLLLPQQGYEDGGDDSIVPSTPTLFVPRRGDGFGEAVSSPQVPQGRFTFGDSSAPTTASSTPSLSTPSGSAARTIFGSSSSNVAQVVQESMDDSRMDLTQLEDGGTGRSVPTTPLQVSPAADLPPSTSSGPSEEQETLVSVTPASVTGTTVGDASEEPAIPSIRVVGVDDQQHSQTEIITESMTPTEGMSSESEKRTEEAGPLMSGEDDAVDTGEGTEEPGSDIVEDEVEEESREAEACPSSNTRHRRMAAVAAAAAATTPANGTRTATARRSSRSPFRTARGTRPTPIVWENQSGRGQPIVRGHAARGANNETGRGRGTRGRRMRSKYPSYARF; encoded by the exons ATGGAAAAGACGGACGAAAACGAGCACAACGCGTTGCGAGAGGTTTTAAGTGACGAGGAATTGAAAAGAATCCCGGAAggatttgttaaaaaattaaacgcATTCTTCAACGAAAAATTTGAACAATATATTACGGCTAAGGCAGTTTTCCAAACCTACAAGAAAAACTTTG ACCAAACTTTGGAGAAATTACAAAAAGATTTAACAGAAGAAAAGACAAACTTTGAAGAGTGCAAGGAAAAATTGACAATATCAGAGAAATATACTTCTGAATTACAAAGCAATTTGGATGAAGCCAagaacgaaatattgaaattacaagaGAGTGTTAAAAG ATTAGAGAAGGACAATGCAGACTTACGTAGACATAGGGACACTGTTGTGGATGAAAGGGATACATTGCAGTTACAGGTTGAAAGACGGGATACTGAAATTGAAAGAATGCACACTGAATTATCTTCTCTGGGAACACAACTTCAAAATGCTGTTGCTGCCAAATGTCAAGCTTTAGCAGAAACAGAGGAAATTCGAAGTCGTGACATGACTCTTGAATTTAA GGAGAAACGGTTAGAACAAGAAAGAGCTTTGATTCAACAACAAATGGCAGGACTTGAGGAAGAATTAGCAAAAAGAATGTCAGAATTGCAATCAACGAGAGCAGAAGCATCTGCACGATCTCTTTTAACTGACACCCGTTTGTCACAACGCGACGAAGAGCTACGTATTGCTAACGAAGCAGCAGCACAATTACGAGAATCTTATGCGTCTCTTCAAAGGCGATGTAACGAACTCGCTCAAAAACTAGAAGAACAACGTACACAAGAAATTTCTATGCATGCTTCCTATAGAGAAGAAATTGGCGCTCAAACCAGACTGGCAGATCTTTACAAAGGCATGGCTGATGAAGCTAATGCAAAAGCTGAGGAATTTACCAACGCAGTTAAAGAACTTCAAGAGTTATTGGAGCATGCTACTGATCAATATGGAACACTAGAAACTACGCACAACCAGCTTCAATTACAACACAAAGAAGAATTGGAAGAGAAAGAACAGAAAATAGAGGAATTATCGAAAGAATTAGATCATGCAAACGAATTACTTAAAAACATTAAGCAAG AACGACTGGATCAAGCTGTCGAACAACTTGCACCAACAGCAGCTATAGCTAACCGCGTGCTTAGGAAAGGTCTGAGTCTTACTCAAATATATACACAGTTAGTCGAAGTAACGAATGAATTAACATCAGAACGCGAAGAAAATGAACGTTTGAAATCTCAGATGGATGTTATTTTACGCGAATTGGAAGAAAAAGCACCTATTTTACAGCAACAACGCGAAGATTATGAAACAGCTATGACTAATATCGCGACGCTCACATCGAGACTAGATGAACTACTAGCAGAGAATCATAAACTGCAGGAAACGACAGACGAAGCGAATCGTATTGCTAAACATCATACTAAAGAGAATCAAAGATTGAAGACAGAGTTGTCAGACCTAGCACGGCAGGTGTGCTATCTTTTGAAAGAAGTTCAAGAGAGTAGAACCGGAGCAACTATGCATTCGAGCGAGTTTTCTAATTCAGTGGACATGGACAATCTTGTTTCGTCGGAAATTATTAGCAAAAAGCTTGTCACTTTCAAGGACATTGAAGAATTGCAAGAAAACAATCAAAAGTTGTTATCGATAGTTCGCACACTGTCATCGAGGCAGGAAGAAATTGAAAGAGCAACCGATGAAATAAATTCTggcgaaatgaaagaaaaattggaTAG ATACCTAGAACAATTGAAGGATATGCAAACTGCTCAAGAAAGACAAGCGAAAATGTTAGAGGGCCTTCTAAGGCAACGGGACatgtacaaaaatatgtatcaaCAATGCTTGAAACAGACAAATGTAACAGAGAAGAAAGAACCTGCAGAAACGCCTGAAGAAGACACAAAGGAAGCAGAGGAAGGAAAGTTCGTTCCTAATGAGTCGCCCAACGTCGCTCCAAGTGATACTAACACagaaaaagaattaaagaaacaacTAACAGAATGTGAATCTAAATTGAAACAAGTCACGGATGAATTCGGAACTTACAGGAAAGAAAGAACAGCCCATGAACGAATGTTGGGAGAAGAAGTCGAGAGGCTTAGAAAAGAAGCGGAAGCAAGTTCAGATCGTTGTTGCAGATTAAAAGCACAATTAGATTCTTCCAATGATAGGTTCAATCTCTTACAAGCAAATGTCACTTCTTACAAGTCTCAAATAAAGGTGCTCGAagagaaatgttttaattataacgTAACAATCG GCAAGCATGAGCAAAGCTTAATGATTTTGAAGGACGAGGCTTTATCGGCTCAAACGCGTTTGTCTCGAGCAGAAGTGCAATTAGAAAACATACGACAGGAGAGGCAGCTTCTACGTGATTCGGAAAGCCGTCTTCTAAAGGAACGCGAAATATATCAGAGAGAGCGTCAAACGCAAGCTTTGTTACGGGCAGACGTTGAGTCTATTAAAGCTAGTTTAGAACGTGTTCAAGCTGAAGGTCAACTACGCGCTGAACAACGTTTAGATGATGCAACGAGGGAGTGCGCAGCGCTAAGGCGACGATTACAGGAAGAACAAGATAGATTTAGAGAATTATCAACTCATTTGGAGAGACAACTAACCACTGCGCAAGAAAGACTGGCGGAGGAACGCAACATAACGGAACAAATTAGAGCAGAATTGGAACAGACCCGCCAATCCGATTCTCAGAACACACAGCGCATAGAAGAGCTTAATACTAAGTTGAGGCAAGCCGTTACTCATTCAATATCGAAGCCTTTCAATG GTGACGAAAATCTCGTAAAGAGATTAAAAGAAGTTGAGATACAGCTTGGAGCAGCACAGGCGGAGTCAAAGTCGCTGTCGGAACAATTGAAAGCCGCACGACAACAAAGCCAACAGTATTGTGACATAGCTGAAAGCGCGGAGGCGCAATTAAGAGAGTTAACTGCGCAACATAATAAATGTAAAGAAGAATTAGAAACAGCTTTAAAAGCAGCGCGCGTAGAATTAATGTCCCTTCAGAGGGAGCAAGAGTTAGTAAAAGAAGTAGCGGAAGTTTCTAGTGGTAGACAAGAAACTGACTCAGAATTAAGAGAAAAATTAGCTGACGCAGAAAGAAAGCTTGAAGAATTAGACGAACTTAAAGGAGAATTAGAGATTGTTAAAAGTGATCTGCAAAGTGCTTCGTTAACAGCGAAGGAAGCTGAGGAGAAGTATGCGAGAGAAATGGTTTTGCATTCGGCAGACCTTcag ACACTAGCTAAGATAAAAGAGGATGCTCGAGTAGTAGAACAAAAAATTACAGCGTTAACTCAGGAGAGGAACAGTGCTGTAGAAGCTTTGCAACTCGAGAGGGCAGCTTGTcaagaaagggaaaagaaactGCAATCAGAGATGCAGGAGATGCAACAACGGATAGACGATTTAGATTCACAAAATGCTATTCTACATACTCAAATTCAAGAATTAAGTGATAAAACAGCGATCATGCATAGTCAGCAAACTAAGATGAGTGGTCGGGAAAGTCCTGACACTAGTTTAGAAGCGATGAATCGTAGTTTTAGCGGACTAGAGGACGATTCAAAATCTGCAGAACAATTGTTGAGAGTTATGAAGTATTTGAGACGCGAGAAGGATTTGGCAGTAACCAAGTTTGATGTTCTTAGAGCGGAGAATCTTAGATTAAAATCTCAAGTGGAG GTATTGGAGAAAAGATTGAAAGAAACAGAAGCTGTTCTTAGCtcagaaagagaaaaatccgaAATCGATGTAGTAACCACATCTAAACATGCGGAACTGCTACGAAAAGTTGAAACCTTGAATGCGATTACGGATTCTAACAGAATATTGAGGGAAGAAAGGGATAGTTTAAGCGGGAAAGTAGTCGAGCTCACTGCGAAGGTTGCTGCGCTTTCCGAAGAGATAGGTCCGCTTCGAGATTCAACGCGGGACTTGGAAGTAAAGACTGAAGCTTTGTATCAAGAGAATACAAGCCTCAAAGCTGAGGCAACTAGATGGAGGCAAAGAGCCAATGCATTGGTAGAAAGAGCTAACAAAACAAGTCCTGAAGATTGGCGTAGATTGCAAACTGAACGCGAGAATCTAAGCAAATTGCTCACGTCCGAGCGAGAAACACATGCGAAACGGGCTGAAGAAATGAATCAATTGAAAACGGAAAAATCGAAGTTGGAAGAACAATTGCTTCAGCTTCAGAAACAAGTACAAACTCAAGGTGAACAAATTCAAAAAACTTCTGACGAGGCTCGCAAGTTGAACCAAGATTTGACTGATGCTCTTGCTGATTCTTCTTCCAAAGCTAAAGACTTGGTGACATTGAAAAAAGAACTTGGGGACAAAGAAGCGGTTTTGAACGACATTAAGAACAAGGAGATACAGATTCGAAAAATAGCAAAGAAATATAAGACTCAATTCGAGGAACTTGCAAAAACAGTAGAGGAAGAGAAGACCAGATCAGAAGAATCTCGAATGGCAGCTGGCACTTCTGCCAGCGAGGATACTTCGCAGGTGTCTCAGGAACGTGAAGACCAATTGCGGGAGGAAGGTCGAGCAGAATTACGCCAAGCGAATATAGAGTTAACTACAAAGGTCGATGAATTATCCAGACAAATGGAAACTGTTCAGAACGAAGCTGAATTACTGAAGAAAGAAATTGATACGATGAATAAGAGTAGCGTGGAGAAAGAAGAACGCGCGAAGCAAGTTCTTAAAGGTGCTAGAACGAAGATTATGCAGTTGACGGAATCGAAGAAAATCTGCGAGAAAGAATTACTTGACTTGAAGGCGAAGCTTGAAACAGGTACCTCTGAATCAGATACCACTGAACACGATGCTAGACTAGTAGCTCTAAAATCTCAGATGGAAGGTAGAATTTCTCGGTTGGAACATGAAAAAGCAGAGATTCAAGCGGAGAAGGAAACTTTGGTGCAAAGAGTCACTCAGTTGCAACGGCAGTTGGCTGGAGTTAGCGGAGTTAGCGCTACTACCGAGCCGCCTACCGCTAACATTAAACCAATGTCCGCTAGAGCTGAAACTCCATTAGCCAGTATTCGTCCGATGAGCGTTGTCGTGCAATCTAGAACAGCTGCGGTTCTCCCGACCACTGCTAGCGCACCAGTTATGGTAGCACCTCACCAGCAGCAGCAGTCACAGCAACAGGTAGTGCACACCACCGAAACAAGTTCCCCAACTAGTAGTCTTCCAGACTTTCAACCAGCCAGCACCAGCAGTTCGTCGCAAACAGCACCTAGTACTTTACGTCAACTCGTTGTACAGCCACAGTTAAGCGAGTCAGCAGAGTCGACGCAAAGAGAAGATCCGGAGAGTGCCGAAACCCTCAATGTACAACAACAACAATgtcaacagcaacaacaacagcagcagcagcagcagactGTTGCGTTGGTCAGTCCAAGAGTtgagcaacagcaacagcagcaacaacctGCGGCTAGCGATCAACAGCAGACTGTAGCTAGCAGTTCAACCCAGTCAGTGAGCACGTCTCAAGCATCTACAGGACACAAACGCCCCAGAACTTTAGATTCAACTGCATCAGGATCTGGAATTGAAGGCATGGACCATAGCAGGCAAGAGCAGGTACTTAGCCCCAAGGCCAAACGAACCAGACAAGAAATGACGTCCACTGCCAGTGCAAGTGCTTCGGAAGTTGAATACCAG GTACCAACCTCGAGCCAACGGGATCAGGatgaagaagtagaagaagggTGCGTAGTTGTAGTAGACTGCGATGAAGGTGAAGGAGGAGGTAACCATCAGGCCCAGGAAGAGGAAGAATTTGACAATGATCCGTACGAAGAgatggaagaggaagaagaaatgCCATACGAGGTTGAGGGAGAGGTAGAAAGAGACAATAACGAAGTTGAAATTATAATGGGTGAAGATTCTACGAGCGTGGAAGTTCCTAGACAAGCTCAAGTAACGGTGCCTACgaatcaacaacaacaacagtctGAAGCGATAAGTAGCGCTGGACCAACTGGAGAACCAGCCACCTCGTTTACAACGCGGTCGTCGCGTGGTATTGCACCCATGCCtagacaacaacaacaacaacatctGCTTTTG CCGCAACAAGGTTACGAGGATGGCGGTGACGATAGTATAGTACCGAGTACCCCGACCCTGTTCGTTCCACGTCGCGGAGATGGATTCGGCGAAGCAGTCAGCTCACCTCAAGTTCCTCAGGGGCGTTTCACCTTTGGAGATTCATCTGCACCGACCACTGCATCGTCAACCCCTTCCTTATCAACGCCATCGGGTTCAGCAGCTCGAACAATATTCGGTTCATCGAGTTCCAATGTGGCACAGGTAGTTCAAGAAAGTATGGACGATAGTAGAATGGACCTGACACAACTAGAAGATGGCGGTACTGGCCGTAGCGTACCTACAACACCTTTACAAGTTTCCCCGGCAGCTGATTTACCACCCTCG ACGAGCAGTGGGCCATCCGAGGAGCAGGAGACGTTGGTTTCAGTGACACCCGCGTCAGTAACAGGTACCACAGTTGGCGATGCCAGCGAAGAACCTGCGATACCTAGTATACGTGTAGTCGGTGTTGACGATCAACAACATAGTCAAACTGAAATAATCACAGAATCTATGACACCGACTGAAG GTATGAGCTCGGAGAGTGAAAAACGTACAGAAGAAGCTGGCCCTTTAATGTCTGGCGAAGATGACGCGGTAGACACAGGTGAAGGAACTGAGGAACCAGGAAGTGATATAGTGGAGGACGAAGTTGAAGAGGAAAGTCGTGAAGCGGAAGCATGCCCGTCCAGTAATACGCGGCATAGAAGAATGGCAGCAGTCGCAGCAGCAGCTGCGGCAACAACTCCCGCGAACGGCACCAGAACGGCGACTGCCAGAAGATCATCGCGGTCGCCGTTTAGAACAGCACGTGGCACTAGACCTACACCTATCGTTTGGGAAAATCAATCAGGCAGGG GGCAACCTATAGTACGCGGCCATGCGGCGAGAGGAGCAAACAATGAAACCGGAAGAGGGCGTGGAACAAGAGGACGCCGAATGCGCTCTAAATATCCGTCATACGCGCGATTCTAA